The Triticum aestivum cultivar Chinese Spring chromosome 7B, IWGSC CS RefSeq v2.1, whole genome shotgun sequence genome window below encodes:
- the LOC123156888 gene encoding serine carboxypeptidase II-2 — translation MSGASGPLAVLLLVLVAAVSASSAGKGESWRAEQERDRVPRVPGQAFNASFAHYAGYVTVSEERGAALFYWFFEAAHDPASKPLVLWLNGGPGCSSIAFGVGEEVGPFHVNADGKGVHMNPYSWNQVANILFVDSPVGVGYSYSNTSADILSNGDERTAKDSLVFLTKWLERFPQYKEREFYLTGESYAGHYVPQLAQAIKRHHEATGDKTINLKGYMVGNALTDDFHDHYGIFQYMWTTGLISDQTYKLLNIFCDFESFVHSSPQCDKILDIASTEAGNIDSYSIFTPTCHSSFASSKNKVVKRLRSVGKLGEQYDPCTEQHSIVYFNLHEVQKALHVNPVIGKSKWETCSEVINTNWKDCERSVLHIYHELIQHGLRIWMFSGDTDAVIPVTSTRYSIDALKLPTVIPWHAWYDDDGEVGGWTQGYKGLNFVTVRGAGHEVPLHRPKQALTLIKSFLAGSPMPVLSDLRSDM, via the exons ATGTCGGGCGCCTCCGGGCCCCTGGCCGTTCTGCTCCTCGTCCTGGTCGCGGCCGTCTCCGCGTCGTCGGCGGGAAAGGGGGAGTCTTGGCGGGCGGAGCAGGAGCGGGACCGGGTGCCGCGGGTGCCGGGGCAGGCCTTCAACGCCAGCTTCGCGCACTACGCCGGCTACGTCACCGTCAGCGAGGAGCGCGGCGCCGCGCTCTTCTACTGGTTCTTCGAGGCCGCGCACGACCCTGCCTCCAAGCCGCTCGTGCTCTGGCTCAACGGAG GGCCTGGCTGCTCATCAATTGCTTTTGGAGTCGGGGAAGAAGTGGGGCCTTTCCATGTCAATGCAGATGGAAAGGGCGTGCATATGAATCCTTACTCTTGGAATCAAG TTGCAAATATCTTGTTCGTTGATTCACCGGTTGGTGTTGGTTATTCATATTCAAACACCTCTGCTGATATTTTAAGCAATGGGGATGAGAGGACTG CCAAGGATTCGTTGGTGTTCCTAACAAAGTGGCTTGAACGATTTCCTCAATACAAGGAGCGTGAATTTTATTTAACTGGAGAGAGTTATGCTG GACACTACGTTCCTCAGTTGGCTCAAGCCATAAAGAGGCACCACGAGGCCACTGGAGACAAAACAATCAATCTCAAGGGTTATATG GTAGGAAATGCCCTGACTGATGATTTCCATGACCACTATGGAATATTTCAATATATGTGGACCACTGGCTTGATTTCTGATCAAACATACAAGCTACTGAACATTTTCTGTGATTTCGAGTCCTTTGTGCATTCATCTCCACAGTGTGACAAGATTCTTGACATTGCTAGCACTGAAGCTGGGAACATCGATTCATATAGCATCTTCACACCTACTTGCCATTCATCTTTCGCCTCCTCAAAGAACAAAGTGGTGAAAAGGCTTCGG TCTGTTGGAAAATTGGGAGAGCAATATGATCCATGCACTGAACAACATTCAATTGTATATTTCAATCTGCATGAGGTGCAGAAGGCACTTCACGTTAATCCGGTCATTGGCAAATCTAAATGGGAGACCTGCAG TGAAGTTATTAACACTAACTGGAAGGACTGTGAAAGATCTGTACTGCATATCTACCATGAACTTATTCAACATGGGCTTCGTATATGGATGTTCAG TGGAGACACAGATGCAGTGATCCCAGTAACATCAACTAGATACAGCATTGATGCTCTCAAGCTTCCAACAGTGATTCCGTGGCATGCTTGGTATGATGATGATGGCGAG GTTGGTGGCTGGACCCAAGGGTACAAGGGTCTCAACTTTGTGACAGTAAGGGGTGCGGGTCACGAGGTTCCTCTTCATCGTCCCAAGCAGGCTCTTACGCTCATCAAATCATTCTTGGCTGGGAGCCCAATGCCTGTGCTGTCTGATCTACGCAGCGATATGTAA
- the LOC123156889 gene encoding uncharacterized protein, producing the protein MQNIEMSEESGATSKYNDDGQIDDSLKSIQKIRDEILRKESILQERSAQCDMDIQTLLSEGKMTPKAVSIISKYKETCSNMTEVTNSSCFGDGGQSITNKKKLREALLRQCKELDLICRGAHWILPRYTVLPSVSDGMYHASVRLRCLDFDMSLTGGLRPTPYEAKCSAAANMILELHKKAEEQEE; encoded by the exons ATGCAAAATATTGAAATGTCTGAAGAGTCAG gtGCCACAAGTAAGTACAACGATGATGGCCAGATAGATGATTCGCTGAAATCAATTCAGAAAATACGGGATGAAATT CTTCGCAAGGAAAGCATACTTCAAGAACGAAGTGCTCAGTGTGATATGGACATCCAGACACTCTTGAGTG AAGGAAAGATGACACCTAAAGCTGTATCAATAATAAGCAAATACAAGGAAACTTGCTCAAATATGACAGAAGTTACCAATTCATCTTGCTTTGGAGATGGTGGCCAATCGATCACTAATAAGAAGAAATTGAGGGAGGCACTCCTCCGACAATGCAAG GAGCTTGATCTGATCTGTCGTGGGGCCCATTGGATACTCCCAAGATACACAGTATTACCTTCAGTTTCAGATG GAATGTACCATGCCAGTGTACGTCTGAGATGCCTAGATTTTGATATGAGCCTCACTGGTGGTCTTCGTCCTACCCCATACGAGGCGAAGTGCTCGGCGGCTGCCAATATGATACTGGAGCTTCACAAGAAGGCGGAAGAGCAAGAAGAGTAG